A region from the Paenarthrobacter aurescens genome encodes:
- a CDS encoding TetR/AcrR family transcriptional regulator gives MTGGQEASINGTRAAAQRGQATAATQRGQAKELRRLALLSAAAGLFAENGFTRVSLEDLGAAAGVSGPAVYRHFSGKQAVLGELLLSVSRDLLDGGLQVVADSADPLSALTGLIRFQVDFALSNPDVIRVQDRDFGSLSEADQTEVRSLQRSYVETWVDVLARIHADADVPGLRVRAHAAFGLINSTPHSVRHHGRKIAVKSARPILEQMALAALTSA, from the coding sequence GTGACCGGAGGTCAGGAAGCAAGCATCAACGGCACACGAGCAGCCGCCCAACGCGGGCAGGCAACCGCCGCTACGCAACGCGGGCAGGCGAAGGAGCTCCGCAGACTGGCGCTGTTGTCCGCCGCGGCCGGACTCTTTGCCGAGAACGGCTTCACCCGGGTGTCCCTTGAAGACCTCGGCGCAGCGGCAGGCGTCAGCGGGCCGGCCGTTTACCGGCATTTCTCCGGCAAACAGGCAGTCCTAGGTGAACTTCTGCTCAGCGTCAGCCGAGACCTGCTGGACGGCGGTTTGCAGGTGGTGGCGGACTCCGCGGACCCGCTGTCCGCACTCACAGGGCTGATCCGGTTCCAGGTTGACTTCGCCCTCAGTAATCCGGACGTCATCCGTGTCCAGGACCGGGATTTCGGCAGCCTCAGCGAGGCCGACCAAACAGAGGTCAGGTCCCTGCAGCGTAGTTACGTGGAAACGTGGGTAGACGTTCTGGCACGGATTCACGCCGACGCGGACGTTCCCGGGTTGCGCGTCCGGGCACACGCAGCCTTTGGTCTGATTAACTCCACTCCCCACTCAGTGCGCCATCACGGCAGGAAGATCGCCGTGAAGTCAGCCCGCCCTATCTTGGAGCAGATGGCCCTGGCTGCACTGACGTCTGCCTGA
- a CDS encoding carboxyl transferase domain-containing protein, protein METISSLTGAAAGSFQANQDAQLALVEELRERLATAALGGPAKSRERHIARGKLLPRERIEYLLDDGSPFLEIAPLAANGMYNDDSPGAGVIAGIGLVHGRHVLVISNDATVKGGTYYPLTVKKHLRAQEIALENKLPCIYLVDSGGAFLPKQDEVFPDKEHFGRIFFNQAKMSAAKIPQIASVMGSCTAGGAYVPAMSDETVIVRNQGTIFLGGPPLVKAAIGEIVTAEELGGGDVHSRISGVTDHLAENDHHALEIVRDIVATLPKPAQPAWDVSDVVLPPVVDPSEIYGIVPTDVNAQYDVREVIARLVDGSEFHEFKKNYGTTLVTGFAHLHGHPVGIVANNGVLFSESSLKGAHFIELCDQRGIPLIFLQNLSGFMVGKDYEQGGIAKNGAKMVTAVATARVPKLTVVIGGSFGAGNYSMCGRAYSPRFLWMWPAARISVMGGNQASSVLATVKRDQYEAAGQEWSAEDEEAFKAPIKQQYEDQGSPYYSTARLWDDGIIDPADTRRVLGMALDVVSRPPLPETSFGLLRM, encoded by the coding sequence ATGGAGACAATTTCCAGTCTGACGGGAGCCGCAGCCGGCTCCTTTCAGGCCAACCAGGATGCGCAGCTGGCTTTGGTGGAGGAATTGAGGGAGCGGCTCGCGACGGCGGCCCTTGGCGGACCAGCCAAGTCCCGTGAGCGGCACATTGCCCGGGGCAAGCTTCTGCCGCGGGAACGGATCGAGTACTTGCTCGATGACGGCAGCCCGTTCCTCGAGATCGCGCCCTTGGCAGCCAATGGCATGTACAACGATGATTCGCCGGGGGCCGGAGTGATTGCGGGCATCGGCCTGGTCCATGGCCGCCATGTTCTGGTGATCTCCAACGACGCCACAGTCAAGGGCGGCACCTACTATCCCCTGACCGTGAAGAAGCATCTCCGTGCCCAAGAGATCGCCTTGGAGAACAAGCTTCCCTGCATTTACCTCGTCGATTCGGGCGGAGCATTCCTGCCCAAGCAGGACGAGGTCTTCCCGGACAAGGAACACTTCGGCCGGATCTTTTTCAACCAGGCCAAAATGTCGGCGGCCAAGATCCCGCAGATCGCCTCTGTCATGGGATCGTGCACAGCCGGCGGTGCGTACGTCCCGGCCATGAGCGATGAAACGGTCATCGTCCGGAACCAGGGCACCATCTTCCTGGGCGGCCCACCGTTGGTTAAGGCAGCCATCGGTGAGATCGTCACCGCTGAGGAGCTGGGTGGCGGCGACGTCCATTCAAGGATTTCCGGGGTCACGGATCACCTGGCCGAGAACGACCACCATGCGCTTGAGATTGTGCGGGACATCGTGGCCACCTTGCCGAAGCCGGCGCAGCCGGCATGGGACGTGTCCGACGTCGTCCTGCCGCCCGTCGTCGATCCTTCAGAGATCTACGGGATAGTTCCCACGGACGTCAACGCCCAGTACGACGTCCGCGAAGTCATTGCACGGCTTGTGGACGGTTCCGAATTCCATGAGTTCAAGAAGAACTACGGCACCACACTGGTGACCGGTTTCGCGCACCTGCACGGCCACCCGGTGGGAATCGTGGCCAACAACGGTGTTCTTTTCAGCGAATCGTCCCTCAAGGGGGCCCACTTCATTGAGCTCTGCGATCAGCGCGGGATCCCCCTGATCTTCCTCCAAAACCTGTCCGGCTTCATGGTGGGCAAGGACTACGAGCAGGGCGGCATCGCCAAGAACGGCGCCAAAATGGTCACGGCTGTGGCCACAGCCCGGGTGCCCAAACTGACGGTGGTGATCGGCGGTTCCTTCGGCGCCGGCAACTACTCCATGTGTGGCAGAGCCTATTCGCCGCGGTTCCTGTGGATGTGGCCCGCCGCCCGCATCTCGGTCATGGGCGGAAACCAGGCTTCCAGCGTCCTGGCCACCGTCAAAAGGGATCAGTACGAGGCTGCGGGCCAAGAATGGTCTGCCGAGGACGAGGAAGCTTTCAAAGCTCCCATCAAGCAACAGTATGAGGATCAGGGGAGCCCTTATTACTCCACCGCAAGGCTGTGGGATGACGGCATCATCGATCCCGCTGATACCCGCCGTGTCCTGGGCATGGCCCTGGACGTCGTCTCCCGCCCGCCACTGCCCGAGACCTCCTTTGGTCTCTTGAGGATGTGA
- a CDS encoding biotin carboxylase N-terminal domain-containing protein, with the protein MTAPITIAAQPEHRIQARTFGAVLVANRGEIACRVIRTLKDMGIRSVAVYSDADKDAKHVALADTAVAIGGTAPAESYLKIDAIIEACRRSGADAVHPGYGFLSENVEFAKALEAAGITFIGPGIGAIEVMGDKIRSKNHVMAYGVPCVPGIAQPGLSDGELIQAAPDVGFPLLIKPSAGGGGKGMHVVERPEDMASTLATARRVAASAFGDDTLFLERLIRAPRHIEVQVLADNHGNVIHLGERECSLQRRHQKVIEEAPSALFESLPNGVEERARIGEAACNAARSVNYSGAGTVEFLVSDEHPDEFFFMEMNTRLQVEHPVTEMVTGIDLVEWQVRIAAGEVLTVAQSDVVLKGHAVEARVYAEVPERNFMPSMGRVVALAEQGAADAGVSGELPANANVRIDSAMRQNVEITGDYDPMLAKVIAWGDDRAAALETLDAALGRYTLLGVDTNVEYLRLLINAPEVRAGHLDTGLIERRLPSMAFRHVGPAELIAAALTLWLERTGAALAGHAWEVPDAWRVGGRGAWTATFGVPGGGTATVSLTEVASVKDRLGTVTASVDGGDPVIVRVADRGDNRIVVEFDDGPITFAVGRSEDSANNGPTSVRELFLGNNGWSCRLEVLNRAERLRRMLAGIQREDGAADPEVRSPMPGTVVSVSVTDGDTVEAGQALLAVEAMKMEHQLVATVAGTVHLTSKPGDLVKADQVLATIHVDTDSTSTDEEVQP; encoded by the coding sequence ATGACCGCGCCCATCACCATCGCCGCCCAGCCGGAGCACAGGATTCAAGCCCGAACTTTCGGTGCCGTCCTCGTCGCCAACCGCGGGGAGATCGCTTGCCGCGTCATCCGCACGCTCAAGGACATGGGTATCCGCTCCGTGGCCGTCTACTCGGACGCGGATAAGGATGCCAAGCACGTAGCCCTCGCCGATACCGCTGTTGCCATCGGTGGCACAGCACCGGCTGAGAGCTACTTGAAAATCGATGCCATCATCGAAGCATGCCGTCGCAGCGGCGCGGATGCAGTCCACCCGGGCTACGGCTTCCTGTCCGAGAATGTGGAGTTCGCCAAGGCGCTGGAAGCAGCCGGCATCACCTTCATTGGCCCCGGAATTGGTGCCATTGAGGTCATGGGAGACAAGATCCGGTCCAAGAACCACGTGATGGCCTACGGCGTCCCCTGCGTTCCGGGCATTGCACAACCTGGTCTCAGTGATGGGGAACTGATCCAGGCAGCGCCGGACGTCGGCTTTCCTTTGCTGATCAAACCGTCCGCGGGTGGTGGTGGAAAAGGCATGCATGTGGTGGAAAGGCCGGAGGACATGGCTTCCACCCTCGCCACGGCCAGGCGCGTCGCAGCGTCTGCTTTCGGTGACGACACGCTCTTCCTCGAGCGGCTGATCCGCGCTCCGCGCCACATCGAGGTCCAGGTCCTTGCAGACAACCACGGCAACGTGATCCACCTCGGCGAGCGCGAGTGTTCGCTTCAGCGGCGCCATCAGAAAGTCATTGAGGAAGCTCCGTCCGCCCTTTTTGAATCATTGCCCAACGGCGTTGAGGAGCGGGCCCGAATTGGTGAAGCGGCCTGCAATGCCGCCCGTTCGGTGAACTACAGCGGTGCCGGCACGGTGGAGTTCCTCGTTTCCGACGAACATCCCGACGAGTTCTTCTTCATGGAGATGAACACCCGGCTGCAAGTAGAGCACCCCGTCACCGAAATGGTCACAGGCATCGACCTCGTTGAATGGCAGGTGAGGATCGCCGCAGGTGAGGTGCTCACCGTGGCCCAGTCCGACGTCGTACTTAAGGGTCATGCCGTGGAGGCGCGCGTTTACGCCGAAGTGCCTGAGCGGAACTTCATGCCCTCCATGGGTCGGGTTGTGGCACTGGCAGAACAGGGCGCCGCAGATGCAGGGGTTTCGGGGGAGCTGCCGGCAAACGCAAACGTGCGGATCGACTCCGCGATGCGGCAAAACGTTGAGATCACCGGGGATTACGATCCCATGTTGGCCAAGGTCATCGCCTGGGGCGATGACAGGGCGGCGGCGCTGGAAACCCTCGATGCCGCTTTGGGCCGTTATACGTTGCTGGGCGTTGATACCAACGTGGAGTATCTGCGGTTGTTGATCAATGCCCCCGAGGTCCGGGCCGGGCACCTCGATACTGGATTGATCGAGCGCAGGCTGCCGTCCATGGCGTTCCGTCATGTTGGTCCTGCTGAGTTGATCGCTGCTGCCCTGACGCTGTGGCTTGAGCGTACAGGTGCGGCGCTCGCGGGCCACGCGTGGGAGGTTCCGGACGCTTGGCGTGTGGGGGGACGCGGCGCGTGGACAGCCACGTTCGGCGTTCCGGGCGGTGGAACAGCCACGGTGTCACTGACCGAGGTGGCATCAGTCAAGGATCGGCTCGGTACTGTGACGGCAAGCGTCGACGGCGGGGATCCGGTGATCGTCCGGGTGGCGGATCGTGGTGATAACAGGATTGTGGTGGAGTTCGACGACGGTCCGATCACCTTCGCGGTGGGCAGGTCAGAGGACTCCGCGAACAATGGACCTACCAGTGTCCGCGAGCTCTTCCTCGGCAACAATGGTTGGTCCTGCAGGCTTGAGGTCCTGAACCGCGCTGAGCGCCTGCGACGGATGCTCGCCGGGATCCAGCGCGAGGACGGGGCAGCGGACCCGGAGGTTCGTTCGCCGATGCCCGGGACCGTGGTTTCAGTATCGGTGACGGACGGCGACACCGTGGAGGCAGGCCAGGCGCTCCTTGCGGTGGAGGCCATGAAGATGGAGCACCAACTGGTGGCCACCGTGGCCGGAACCGTGCACCTGACCAGCAAACCGGGCGACCTTGTCAAAGCAGACCAGGTACTCGCCACCATTCACGTAGACACAGACAGCACCAGCACAGACGAGGAAGTCCAGCCATGA